GATGACGGTAATATGGCTGCTTCTCTTGTTGATCTTGGTTGCCCGGCCTTGCGCCCGGGGAAGCATGCGCTTCAATGTCGGCCCCTCGTCCACCCAGCAGCGGGTAACTATGAGCTCATCGACATCCACGTTTTTGGTGTCTTCGGCGTTCGCAACAGCGGAACGCAAAGTTTTGGCCACGATCCGTGCGGCCTTTTTGGGCGTAAATTCCAGAACCGAGAGGGCCTCTTCGACCTTCCGACCGCGGATCATGTCCACAATCAAACGTGCCTTCTGCGGTGAAATTCGTACGAACCGAGTGCTTGCGCGCGTTTCCATGATCTCTACCCGCTAGCGACGCGTCTTGGCGTCGGATTTCCGATCGCCCGCGTGTCCGTGGAAGGTCCGCGTCGGCGCAAATTCGCCAAGCTTGTGACCGACCATATTCTCGGTGATGAAGGTCGGAATAA
This window of the Candidatus Binatia bacterium genome carries:
- the rplV gene encoding 50S ribosomal protein L22, with the protein product METRASTRFVRISPQKARLIVDMIRGRKVEEALSVLEFTPKKAARIVAKTLRSAVANAEDTKNVDVDELIVTRCWVDEGPTLKRMLPRAQGRATKINKRSSHITVIVDEKQTGQS